GATTGACCGGCTGGAAGAAGAGGGAAGAATCTATGTCATCCGTCCGGATAAGCATGTTACAGTTCAGAGAACTGAAAAAGATAAGCGAAAGCTGGAGGCCCTGTACGGGGATGGGCGGCGTCTGGCGGAAGAACATATGGGGAAGCTGAAAAAGTATTTAGAGATTGAAGAGTGAGAATGAAAGAGGAAAGGAAAGTACGGTACAATTTATGAGCATTTATGATACATTGAATCCAATGCAAAAGGAAGCGGTACTCCATACGGACGGACCGCTTCTTGTGCTGGCAGGAGCCGGGTCCGGTAAGACCAGGGTTCTTACACACCGCATTGCCTATTTAATAGAAGAGAAAAGCATCAATCCATGGAATATCCTGGCCATCACTTTTACCAATAAAGCGGCAGGTGAGATGCGGGAGCGTGTAGACCGTCTGGTGGGCTTTGGTGCGGACAGCATCTGGGTATCCACCTTTCATTCATCCTGTGTGCGCATTCTCAGACGGCACATTGAAAGCCTTGGTTATACGACGAATTTCACCATATATGATTCCGATGACCAGAAAACTCTGATGCGCCATGTACTAAAGGGCCTTGATATGGATCCCAAGATCTATAAGGACCGGGCGATGCTTGGATTTATTTCCACGTCAAAGAACGAGCTTGTAACGGCCCAGGAATTTGAACTGAATGCCGGCGGTGATTTCAGGCAGAAAAAAGTGGCGCAGATTTATAAAGAATATCAGAGCCAGCTAAAAAAGAACAATGCCCTGGACTTTGATGATTTAATCATGAAAACCGTGCAGCTGTTCCAGAATAATCCGGAAATCCTGGATTATTATCAGGAACGTTTTAAATACATTATGGTGGATGAGTATCAGGACACTAATACGGCCCAGTTTAAGCTCATAAGCCTGCTGGCAGGAAAATACAGGAATCTCTGTGTTGTTGGAGATGACGACCAGTCCATCTATAAATTCCGCGGCGCTAACATTGAAAATATCCTAAACTTTGAAAAGGCTTATCCGGGAGCAAAAGTGATTAAGCTGGAACAGAACTACCGGTCCAGTAAGAGCATTTTAAATGCAGCCAATGAGGTGATCCACCATAACCGGGGGCGGAAGGATAAAACCCTATGGACTGCCAATGAGGAAGGTCCACTGGTACAGTTTAAGCAGTTTGATAACGCTTCGGAAGAGGCAGATGCCATTGTCCGTGATATTTTAAACAGCTCTTCTGACTACCAGGACTGCGCTGTCCTTTACAGGACCAATGCCCAGTCCCGTCTGATTGAAGAAAAATGCCTTCAGCATAATGTTCCGTACCGTATGGTAGGAGGCGTGAATTTCTATCAGAGAAAAGAGATTAAGGATATCCTGTCCTATTTAAAGACCATTGCCAACGCACAGGATGACTTAGCCTCTTTAAGAATCATCAATGTGCCCAAGAGGGGAATTGGAGCGACCAGTCTGGGAAAAGTGCAGGCTTTTGCTTCTGAACATGAATTTTCCATTTATGATGCTTTTTGCCGTGCAAAGGCTGTGCCGGGACTTGGTAAAACGGCGGAGAAGGTTCTTAAATTTACAGTACAGATCGAGGATTTCCGGGGAAGGCTTGAAGAAGAGACGTATTCGATCCATGAACTGATCGAAGATGTCCTTGATGAAACCGGCTATCAGAAGGAATTAGAGGCTGAAGGTGAAATCGAGTACCAGACACGTCTGGAAAATATAGAAGAGTTGATCAATAAGGCGGTCAGCTTTGAAGGGGAGCATGAGCATCCCAACTTAAGTGAGTTTCTGGAAGAGGTAGCCCTGGTAGCTGATGTGGACCGGATGGATGACTCGGAAAACAGAGTAACACTTATGACTCTTCACAGCGCCAAGGGACTTGAGTTTCCAAGAGTGTATTTAAGCGGCATGGAGGACGGGCTGTTCCCAAGCATGATGTCCATTTCCTCAGATGATAAGGAAGATGTGGAAGAAGAACGCCGGCTTTGCTACGTTGGAATCACCAGAGCTCAGAATTTCCTGATGATGACGGCGGCGAGGCAGCGTATGGTCAATGGAGAAACCAGATATTCCAAGGTCAGTCGATTCATAGATGAAATTCCTGATGTGCTTTTGGATTCAAATAAGCTGGAGCCAAGATTGTCTGCCTCTCGTACGGATTACGATGACAGCGGTCTCCCATGGGGAAAAACGAAATCATCCGGCCGGACCGCGGGTGTCAGCAGTTTTGGACCTGGAAACAACTCATATGCATCAAAAACCGCAACGCCCGTATCAACCCCTGGCTTTGGCAAAGCATTTACCGTAGAAAAATCAGCTTCTTTAAATTATAAAGAAGGGGACCGGGTCAGCCATGTGAAGTTTGGGGAAGGCGAGGTTTTGGAAATCAAGGACGGCGGAAGGGATTTTGAAGTCACAGTCCAGTTTGATCAGGCAGGCATCAAAAAAATGTTTGCTTCCTTTGCCAAGCTGAAACTTGTACGAGTTTGATCTAAAAATACATAATTTATTAAAAAAAAGCAAAAATGATAGTAAAAGAATCAATATAATGGTATAATAACTGCGACAGGCAGAGAGACTAAAACTTAGCCGGAAGATATGAAGGAAATGCCTTACAGGCATCCCTTTACACCCAATAAAGTGTGGTGGGTTCTGCCCTGAAAAATGGGCATAAAATAGCAAGGCTCTCAGAAAGGACGTGGAGTTATGAACAGATTTGATGCAATGAGTAAAGAAGCCATGAGTAAGCTGGAAGATCTTATGAACTCAAGCAGAGTAAATGAATTGCTTCATAGAAGGGAACAGGAAGAAAAGAAGAAAAACTGTATCCTCTGGATACTGGCTATCATAGGTGCAGTGGCGGCGGTGGCAGGAATTGCCTATACCGTATACCGTTTCTTCACACCGGACTATTTAGAAGATTTCGAAGACGATTTTGATGATGATTTCGACGATGATTTCTTTGAAGATGATAAACCGGGCGAAGGTTCTGAAGAGTAGGATCGGCATTATAAAGAGAGAGCGTGCCTCAGATAGTGAGACACGCTTTTTTGCTCGATTGGAATTAGAAAAAGTCATATGGCCTGCAGCATTTGCCAGATGCAGAAATGTAAATATTTGCGCCTGGCGGTTTGCCTGCAGAGATAAAGATAGAAGAGGAGTACGCATAGTGAAAAAGGGTGAGATATACGAAGGTACGATAGGAAGATTTGATTTTCCTGACAAGGGAATCATTGAACTTCCGGAGGGGAAAATTACGGTAAAGCATGCACTTCCCGGCCAGAAGGTCCGGGTTATGATAAACAAAAAAAGAGGAGGGCGCTGTGAGGGGCGGATTCTTGAGGTATTGGAGCATTCAAGCCTGGAATCGGCAGAGAATCCATGTCCTCATTTCGGAAGCTGCGGGGGCTGCGTTTATCAGACAATTCCCTATGCGGAGCAGCTTAAGATCAAAGAGCAGCAGGTTAAGGCCCTTATTGACGGAGTCTGCGAGGATTATGAATTTGAAGGGATTCTGCCAAGCCCTGTAGAAGCGGAATACCGGAATAAGATGGAATTTTCCTTTGGGGATGAATATAAGGATGGCCCTCTTGCTTTGGGAATGCATAAGAGGGGAAGTTTTTATGACGTGGTGACTACTACGGAATGTAAGATTGTCAATCCTGATTTTTGTGACATCCTGAAGGCAGTAAAGGAGTATTTCGAACAATTAGGGACCGGTTTTTATAAGAAGATGCAGCATACGGGATATCTGCGTCATCTTTTGGTGCGCCGGGCTGTTAAGACCGGTGAGATTTTAGTGGCCCTGGTTACTACAACGCAGGAAGAGGTAGATTTGAAGCCTCTTACGGATCTGTTGCTGGGGCTTTCTTTAAATGGGAAGATTGTGGGTATTCTCCATATTTTAAATGATAGTCTAGCAGATGTGGTTAAGAGTGACAGGACTGATATTTTATATGGACAGGATTATTTTTATGAGGAGCTTTTAGGGCTGAAGTTCAAAATTTCCCCGTTTTCTTTTTTCCAGACCAATTCCCTTGGGGCGGAAGTTTTGTATGAGACGGTCAGAGGATATGTGGGAGAGACTAAGGATAGGGTGGTCTTTGATTTATATAGCGGAACAGGTACGATAGCTCAGATCATTGCTCCGGTTGCCAAAAAGGTGGTTGGCGTGGAAATCGTTAAAGAGGCGGTGGAAGCGGCAAGAGAGAATGCAAAACTGAATGGTCTTGATAATTATGAATTTATTGACGGGGATGTACTTAAGATCATTGACGAGTTAAAAGATAAGCCGGATTTGATTATTTTGGATCCGCCGAGAGATGGGATTCATCCTAAGGCGTTGGGGAAGATTGTTGATTTTGGCGTGGATCGGATGGTTTATGTTTCTTGTAAGCCGACTAGCTTGGCTAGGGATTTGGTTGTTCTTCAAGAGAGAGGGTATCGGGTGGAGAAGGTTTGTTGTGTGGATATGTTTCCTTCGACGGCGAACGTTGAGACGGTGATAATGATGACGTATTGTGGTAATGAGGACAAAAACCAGGGTTAGACCACAAGATGTTGTGATTTTTAGCATAAAATACCAGGACTAAAAAATGCGATTTTTGGCCCCGTTTTTTCGCTGCTTCCACGGATGACATAAGATAATTGAAGGTAAAACCTTTCTAAATTATTAATATAGATAGGCAGGAAATGAAAGGTATAGCTCAGCTGGGAGAGCGCTTGAATGGCATTCAAGAGGTCATGGATTCGAATCCCACTATCTTCACTTAAACGGTAAGTCACAGGCACCAATTTGTGGAAAGGAGCAATAAGTGAATAACATAAATCAAAATATTATTTATATAATGGGAAATTCATAAGCAAGAAAATAATTGCTTGTTATGGTTATAAAATAGTTAACATGATGGTCTTTCCTACTAAAAAGGAGCAGGTATGAAAAAAAGTGTGGCTATTTTTATCGTTTTATTATCTATTCTGAGTTTCAGCAGTTGCGGGACTCAAAGTAAGAAACTTGCGGAAGTAGTAACTAGTATTCCGGAAATCGAAGCAAGCGATGCCAAACCTTCCGCGCTCTCTACAACGTCAGAATCGGAAAATGCACTGTCTGGCACCCCGGTAATCACATCAAAGGTTGTAAATAACTGTGGGAACTGTGTGATTCAAGGCGAAAAGATTTATTATACTAACAGCTATGATAATGGAACACTTTACAGTATGAATGTCAACGGCAGTGATAACCGAAAACTTAACAATGATTGGACGCCGTGGTTCTGTGCATCCGGCGACCGGATTTATTACCAAAATGGGAATGACGGGATGAATATCTACGTCATGAATACCGACGGCAGCGGGCGGAAAAAGCTGAATGACGATGATTCTGGGAATATTAATATCATCGGCGACAGGATATATTATAGCAATACTGATGACGGCTTTACACTTTACAGTATGAACATCGACGGCAGTGACAGGAAAAAATTGAATGGTGACATTCCCTTGTATATGAATGTGGTCGGTGACCGGATTTATTATTCCGGTGAACTTAGCGGTATCAAGGGTATCTACAGCGTAAAAACCGATGGAACCGATAGAATAAAGTTGACCGATGACAGCCCATATCTTTTGAGTGTGGCAGACGGCTGGATTTATTATAACAATGAGAATGACGGTTCCAAACTTTATGCTATCAGAACCGACGGCAGTGATAGGCATAAGCTGAACGACGACTATACGTTAAGTATAAATGTGGTTGATGGCCGAATTTATTACCAAAATGGAAATGAGGGGAAAATCTACAGCATAAATTCAGACGGCAGCGATAGGAAACTCCTGTCCGACGATAGCGCGGACTGGCTCGTCGTTGGAGATAGCCGGATTTATTATACAATAACCGGCGCAAATATCTATTCTATGAACATAGATGGCAAAGACAAACAGCTTTTAATGGATTTAACAAGCAATGTGTACAAGGATGTGACCTATGAAATCAACGCTCGTCTGCGTAAAGATATGCCGGAATACCGTTTTGTGGCCACAGGGATAACGCAGACGGGCGATTGGATGCCAGGCTATGTTATGGGTCTGAAGGTCTACGATGAAAACGGTCGTTCCATCCTCTCGGCAGACTTTTCACAGACTATTGATGATGTAGTGGTCGGAAACTACGTTTATACTGAAATGATGGACACAATGGGTTTGCATGTTGCAGATGTAAATTTTGACGGATATAAAGATGTGATTATCTTGAATACTTTTGGCGGTGCACATTCCAATACGTGGTATGATTGCTGGCTATGGAACCCGGAAACGTCGTCATTTGTCAAATCTGAATCGTTTGCCGGCATTTGCAATCCCGCGCTTGACCCAGAGAAAAAATATATTTACTCAACCGGAGGCTCGGGAGCAGGCAGACAAGAGTGGGATATTTATCAGTTTATTGACGGTGAGTTCGTGGTTACGAATAGTTTGTCTTATGAATTGACAAATGAGGTTTATCATTTTATAGAACAAAAGCTTGTAAATAGGAAAATGAAAATCGTTCGGGACGATGTTATACAGGAAGAGAGCTTTGATAATGCGCTGTCTGCTGCAGGTTATATCAACGACAATCTTTGGCAGTTGGATAATCCGCGTTGGATATTGAAAAAGTGGAAGGTTGGGAGCTTATCTGGAAAGCAAAATGATTAATATGGTCACAGGCGGATGACGTATTGTGGTTTAGAAGGAAAGCAGGGGTTAAAGCCACAAGATGGACGGAACCATCGTTTTTTTGATTAAAGGTAAGCAGCATTTGACACGATCTCCCAAACTGTGCTATACTTAAGCAGTCAGCAGCTATCAATTGCAGACAACTTGATTAAATAGGTAACCAAGTCACTTCCCATTATGGTAGGTGGCTTTTTTGTATTAATTTAAAGAAAGGAAGGTATAAATTATGGGAGATAAGAATCCTAAGAAACAAAAAAAGAAAAAACGTGTGGTAACTGATGTTAATCTTAACCCGGCTTCATTAAAACCAGAGCCAGCTGTAGAACAGGTCCCAAGCAAACGACAGATGAAACAGAACCGGGGGAGATAATCACAGGCTAGGAGAAGGGAAGTGAATTAACTGAAGAAACAAACAGTTTTAATTGGTAGTCCGGTCTTTCAAAAGCCGGAGATATTGAGTACATTTCTAGGTTCCCTACAGCAGTTGAAAAGAGAATCCATCATGATTGATTATATATTTACCGATGATAATACGGATCCACAGTCAAGCCGGTTGCTGGAGTTATTCAAACCGGAAAAGTCGGCGGTAACGATTCTTTTGGGTGATAAGGGAAGCACTTATATGTGTGATGAAGGATCCCACTATTGGAGTGATGCACTGATGTTTCGGGTGGCAAAGTATAAGAATAAGATGATTCAGCATGCAATCCGGCATAACTACGATTATCTGTTTTTTGTTGATTCTGATTTGATTCTGCATCCGGATTTGATTGAACATTTAAAATCAGTTAAAACGGATATTGTCTCAGAAATATTTTGGAGCAGGTGGCATTACAATACACCACTGGAACCTAATGTATGGTTATTTGATGAATATGATTTGGTTCCCCGGCAGTTAGGGGAGGAATTGGATGAAAAAGAAATGCAAAAGAGAAGAGATGCCTTTCTCGACCAACTTAAAATACCAGGAGTATATAAGGTTGGGGGGCTGGGAGCCTGTACCTTGCTTAGCCGGGCAGCTCTGCTAAAAGGAGTTGATTTTTCGCCGATTATGAATCTGACCATTCATGGCGAGGATCGTTTTTTCTGTATTCGGGCTGAAGTTCTGGGCCTGTCTCTTTATGTAGATACAACATATCCTGCTTATCATATCTATCGGGAACGGGATTTGCCGGGAGCGGCTGATTATGTACGGCAATGTAAAAACGGCATTCCCCAGATCCGGCATCCGAAGCGGAGCAACCACAAAATCACACTGTCTATGATTGTCAGAAATGAAGAAGAACGTTATTTAAAGAAAATGCTTACCAGTCTCCAAAACTGTATTGATGAGGCTGTTATTATTAATGATGCAAGTACGGATAATACGGCAAAAATCTGTCGGGAAGCGATGCCGGAGGTTGTAGTGCATCTGATTACCAACCAGCAATCTATGTTTGCTGATGAAGCAAGTCTTAGAAAGCTGCAATGGGAAGAAACAATAAAAACCAATCCGGAATGGATATTAAATCTGGATGCGGATGAGATAATGGAAGAGGCATTCTGGAAAGATATTGATAAACTCATCAATGACAATGCGTCAGCCAATGCGTTCAGTTTCCCATTGTATGATATGTGGAATGAAACACAATACCGGGATGATGAATTTTGGAATGCTCATAAAAGACATCATTCTTTTTTGCTCCGATATCAGCCGGAGACGGTTTATAAGTGGAATACGAAGGCTCAGCACTGTGGACGGTTCCCTGCTTATGATGGAGAGGAATTAAGTTATAAAACTTCATATCGGATTCAGCATTTCGGCTGGGCCAGGGAAGCTGACCGAATTAGGAAGAAGAATCGGTATCAGCAGCTGGACCCGGATGCTGTTTTCGGGATCAGGGAGCAGTATGATTCGATTCTGGATGCTAGTCCTGATTTGGCAGAATGGATGGTTGATGAGAAAAAACAATAAGAAAATCAATGTTGGGATTGGCTTTGTAACCGGCCGGAAAAATTTTAAAAAAGTTGCCAAAGCCTATATTC
This genomic stretch from Lacrimispora sphenoides harbors:
- the pcrA gene encoding DNA helicase PcrA; translated protein: MSIYDTLNPMQKEAVLHTDGPLLVLAGAGSGKTRVLTHRIAYLIEEKSINPWNILAITFTNKAAGEMRERVDRLVGFGADSIWVSTFHSSCVRILRRHIESLGYTTNFTIYDSDDQKTLMRHVLKGLDMDPKIYKDRAMLGFISTSKNELVTAQEFELNAGGDFRQKKVAQIYKEYQSQLKKNNALDFDDLIMKTVQLFQNNPEILDYYQERFKYIMVDEYQDTNTAQFKLISLLAGKYRNLCVVGDDDQSIYKFRGANIENILNFEKAYPGAKVIKLEQNYRSSKSILNAANEVIHHNRGRKDKTLWTANEEGPLVQFKQFDNASEEADAIVRDILNSSSDYQDCAVLYRTNAQSRLIEEKCLQHNVPYRMVGGVNFYQRKEIKDILSYLKTIANAQDDLASLRIINVPKRGIGATSLGKVQAFASEHEFSIYDAFCRAKAVPGLGKTAEKVLKFTVQIEDFRGRLEEETYSIHELIEDVLDETGYQKELEAEGEIEYQTRLENIEELINKAVSFEGEHEHPNLSEFLEEVALVADVDRMDDSENRVTLMTLHSAKGLEFPRVYLSGMEDGLFPSMMSISSDDKEDVEEERRLCYVGITRAQNFLMMTAARQRMVNGETRYSKVSRFIDEIPDVLLDSNKLEPRLSASRTDYDDSGLPWGKTKSSGRTAGVSSFGPGNNSYASKTATPVSTPGFGKAFTVEKSASLNYKEGDRVSHVKFGEGEVLEIKDGGRDFEVTVQFDQAGIKKMFASFAKLKLVRV
- the rlmD gene encoding 23S rRNA (uracil(1939)-C(5))-methyltransferase RlmD, encoding MKKGEIYEGTIGRFDFPDKGIIELPEGKITVKHALPGQKVRVMINKKRGGRCEGRILEVLEHSSLESAENPCPHFGSCGGCVYQTIPYAEQLKIKEQQVKALIDGVCEDYEFEGILPSPVEAEYRNKMEFSFGDEYKDGPLALGMHKRGSFYDVVTTTECKIVNPDFCDILKAVKEYFEQLGTGFYKKMQHTGYLRHLLVRRAVKTGEILVALVTTTQEEVDLKPLTDLLLGLSLNGKIVGILHILNDSLADVVKSDRTDILYGQDYFYEELLGLKFKISPFSFFQTNSLGAEVLYETVRGYVGETKDRVVFDLYSGTGTIAQIIAPVAKKVVGVEIVKEAVEAARENAKLNGLDNYEFIDGDVLKIIDELKDKPDLIILDPPRDGIHPKALGKIVDFGVDRMVYVSCKPTSLARDLVVLQERGYRVEKVCCVDMFPSTANVETVIMMTYCGNEDKNQG
- a CDS encoding DUF5050 domain-containing protein, with product MKKSVAIFIVLLSILSFSSCGTQSKKLAEVVTSIPEIEASDAKPSALSTTSESENALSGTPVITSKVVNNCGNCVIQGEKIYYTNSYDNGTLYSMNVNGSDNRKLNNDWTPWFCASGDRIYYQNGNDGMNIYVMNTDGSGRKKLNDDDSGNINIIGDRIYYSNTDDGFTLYSMNIDGSDRKKLNGDIPLYMNVVGDRIYYSGELSGIKGIYSVKTDGTDRIKLTDDSPYLLSVADGWIYYNNENDGSKLYAIRTDGSDRHKLNDDYTLSINVVDGRIYYQNGNEGKIYSINSDGSDRKLLSDDSADWLVVGDSRIYYTITGANIYSMNIDGKDKQLLMDLTSNVYKDVTYEINARLRKDMPEYRFVATGITQTGDWMPGYVMGLKVYDENGRSILSADFSQTIDDVVVGNYVYTEMMDTMGLHVADVNFDGYKDVIILNTFGGAHSNTWYDCWLWNPETSSFVKSESFAGICNPALDPEKKYIYSTGGSGAGRQEWDIYQFIDGEFVVTNSLSYELTNEVYHFIEQKLVNRKMKIVRDDVIQEESFDNALSAAGYINDNLWQLDNPRWILKKWKVGSLSGKQND
- a CDS encoding glycosyltransferase, with amino-acid sequence MIDYIFTDDNTDPQSSRLLELFKPEKSAVTILLGDKGSTYMCDEGSHYWSDALMFRVAKYKNKMIQHAIRHNYDYLFFVDSDLILHPDLIEHLKSVKTDIVSEIFWSRWHYNTPLEPNVWLFDEYDLVPRQLGEELDEKEMQKRRDAFLDQLKIPGVYKVGGLGACTLLSRAALLKGVDFSPIMNLTIHGEDRFFCIRAEVLGLSLYVDTTYPAYHIYRERDLPGAADYVRQCKNGIPQIRHPKRSNHKITLSMIVRNEEERYLKKMLTSLQNCIDEAVIINDASTDNTAKICREAMPEVVVHLITNQQSMFADEASLRKLQWEETIKTNPEWILNLDADEIMEEAFWKDIDKLINDNASANAFSFPLYDMWNETQYRDDEFWNAHKRHHSFLLRYQPETVYKWNTKAQHCGRFPAYDGEELSYKTSYRIQHFGWAREADRIRKKNRYQQLDPDAVFGIREQYDSILDASPDLAEWMVDEKKQ